One region of Chlorobiota bacterium genomic DNA includes:
- a CDS encoding GNAT family N-acetyltransferase, with product MYTLRFLEVPDAELVADYQRRNRHFHRPWSPVPPPDYFTAEFHRQMLQQTVERREREEEFRFGIFTDHPTPLLIGRINLVAIERGAFQNGRLGYSMDAKHRNAGVMTTMLKNVMGFGFGYLRLHRIEANIMPRNEASRRVLQKCGFRHIGYSPKMLLINGQWEDHEMYMALAEDLRTDQEEGIAAGLQPFLPLVDR from the coding sequence ATGTACACGCTACGATTTCTTGAGGTCCCCGATGCCGAGCTTGTTGCCGATTACCAACGGCGTAATCGGCATTTCCACCGTCCGTGGTCCCCGGTTCCACCCCCCGATTATTTCACCGCCGAGTTCCACCGCCAGATGTTGCAGCAAACCGTGGAACGGCGCGAACGCGAGGAGGAATTCCGGTTCGGCATCTTCACCGACCACCCCACTCCGCTGCTGATTGGCCGCATCAACCTTGTGGCGATTGAACGCGGGGCATTCCAAAACGGAAGGCTTGGCTACTCCATGGATGCCAAACACCGCAACGCCGGGGTGATGACCACCATGCTGAAAAACGTGATGGGCTTTGGCTTCGGCTACTTACGGCTGCACCGGATTGAAGCGAACATCATGCCACGCAACGAAGCCTCGCGGCGGGTCCTGCAGAAATGTGGATTCCGGCATATCGGCTACTCGCCAAAAATGCTCCTGATTAATGGCCAGTGGGAGGACCATGAGATGTATATGGCCCTTGCCGAGGACCTTCGCACCGATCAGGAAGAAGGGATCGCTGCTGGATTGCAGCCATTCCTTCCGCTGGTTGATCGGTAG
- the ispE gene encoding 4-(cytidine 5'-diphospho)-2-C-methyl-D-erythritol kinase, translating to MTAPAMLKLHAPAKINLGLEILRRRPDGYHDLNTTFASLALFDTVILTLRSDDKLTLQIAGNDALSAGQDNLCLKAALLLRQAANTPMLGMDIHLTKRIPTGGGLGGGSADAAAVLIGAAHLWKQNISPETLHRLGLMLGSDVPFFLEGGVAHATGRGEVLLPDSITLPWWVLLVNPGIHVPTPWAFRAVNRTTERAATNIMALLRDGVANPVILRDRMVNDFEEIVMLEHPAIGQIKAELYAAGAAFALMSGSGSTLFGLFPTQEAANAASTHFLEYWTAVVRFHRGGIVVEEG from the coding sequence ATGACCGCTCCCGCCATGCTGAAACTGCACGCCCCGGCAAAAATCAACTTGGGGCTGGAAATCCTTCGCCGCCGCCCCGATGGCTACCACGACCTGAACACCACCTTCGCTTCGCTGGCGTTGTTCGACACCGTAATCCTTACCCTCCGCTCCGATGACAAGCTCACCCTTCAGATTGCTGGCAACGACGCGCTGTCGGCGGGCCAGGACAACCTTTGCCTGAAAGCCGCGCTGCTGCTGCGGCAAGCCGCCAACACGCCGATGCTGGGCATGGATATCCACCTAACAAAACGGATACCTACCGGAGGGGGATTGGGGGGCGGAAGTGCCGATGCGGCGGCGGTCTTGATTGGCGCGGCGCACCTCTGGAAGCAAAACATCTCGCCGGAGACGCTCCATCGCCTAGGGCTGATGCTGGGAAGCGATGTCCCATTTTTTTTAGAGGGAGGCGTGGCCCACGCAACGGGGCGGGGGGAGGTGCTTCTCCCTGATTCCATCACGCTGCCGTGGTGGGTCCTGCTGGTGAACCCGGGGATTCATGTGCCAACTCCGTGGGCGTTCCGCGCGGTCAACCGAACAACGGAACGGGCGGCCACCAACATCATGGCGTTGCTTCGGGATGGGGTGGCCAACCCGGTGATTCTTCGCGACCGAATGGTGAATGATTTTGAGGAAATTGTGATGTTGGAACACCCAGCAATCGGCCAAATCAAAGCGGAGCTGTACGCCGCCGGCGCAGCATTTGCCTTGATGAGCGGCAGCGGATCCACGCTGTTCGGGCTGTTCCCAACCCAGGAAGCTGCCAACGCTGCCAGCACCCACTTTCTGGAATATTGGACCGCTGTTGTGCGGTTTCACCGTGGCGGAATCGTGGTGGAGGAAGGATGA
- the rplT gene encoding 50S ribosomal protein L20 → MPRSKNKVASRERRRRVLELAKGYWGDRSAVWTIAKNHVEKGLTHAYRDRRLKKRNYRRLWIVRINAAARLNGTTYSRLIDGLNKKGLGINRKVLAEIAMNQPEMFKQIVAHVNS, encoded by the coding sequence ATGCCACGTTCAAAAAACAAAGTCGCCTCGCGGGAACGCCGCCGGCGCGTGCTTGAATTAGCCAAAGGGTATTGGGGCGACCGCTCGGCGGTCTGGACCATTGCCAAAAACCACGTCGAGAAAGGGCTTACCCATGCCTATCGCGACCGCCGCCTGAAAAAGCGGAACTATCGCCGCCTCTGGATTGTGCGCATTAACGCTGCTGCACGCCTGAACGGCACCACCTACAGCCGCCTTATTGATGGCTTGAACAAAAAAGGGCTTGGAATCAACCGGAAGGTGTTGGCAGAAATCGCCATGAACCAGCCGGAGATGTTCAAGCAGATTGTGGCGCACGTCAACTCCTAA
- the rpmI gene encoding 50S ribosomal protein L35: MPKMKTNRGAAKRFKVTGSGRLKRESANRSHILTKKAPKRLRQLRKAQMVGAVDEPRIKHMLGM, encoded by the coding sequence ATGCCCAAAATGAAAACCAACCGCGGGGCGGCAAAACGCTTCAAGGTGACGGGGTCGGGGCGGCTAAAGCGCGAAAGCGCCAACCGCAGCCACATCCTCACCAAAAAAGCACCAAAGCGTTTGCGCCAGCTTCGCAAAGCCCAAATGGTTGGTGCGGTTGATGAACCGCGCATCAAGCATATGCTTGGTATGTAA
- the pheS gene encoding phenylalanine--tRNA ligase subunit alpha — protein sequence MLEAIAQLRLQIESDCAAIASATDAEAFRLKHLVRKGTIAGLFDRLREVPKEQKREVGQALNELRTAAEAAFADAEARYADASPDAPSNPRADVTLPSRTFYHGHEHPLMRAKARMEEIFTRMGFSIASGPDIEDDYHNFEALNFPPDHPARDMQDTFFVEAEDRADVLLRTHTSPVQIRVMQSQKPPIRCIMPGRVYRNEAITARAGAEFYQVEGLYIDKGVTMAQLKGTVCEFARAYYGNDVNIRFRSSFFPFTEPSAELDITCFLCKGKGCRICKESGWLEILGCGMVHPNVLRNCGIDPEIYSGYAFGMGIERTLMLKIGLNDLRLLYENDIRLLEQF from the coding sequence ATGCTTGAAGCCATTGCCCAACTTCGCCTGCAGATTGAATCCGACTGCGCAGCCATTGCCTCGGCAACCGATGCCGAAGCCTTCCGCCTGAAGCACCTTGTTCGCAAAGGAACAATCGCCGGGCTGTTCGACCGGCTGCGGGAAGTTCCAAAGGAGCAAAAGCGGGAAGTTGGGCAAGCATTGAACGAGCTTCGCACCGCTGCCGAAGCGGCCTTTGCCGATGCCGAAGCACGCTACGCCGACGCATCGCCCGACGCACCAAGCAACCCACGCGCCGATGTCACCTTGCCCAGCCGAACCTTCTACCACGGCCACGAGCATCCGCTGATGCGGGCAAAAGCACGAATGGAAGAAATCTTCACCCGCATGGGATTCAGCATTGCCAGCGGCCCAGATATTGAGGATGATTACCACAACTTCGAGGCCCTAAACTTCCCCCCCGACCACCCCGCACGCGATATGCAGGACACGTTCTTTGTGGAAGCCGAGGACCGCGCCGATGTGCTGCTGCGAACCCACACCTCGCCGGTGCAAATCCGGGTGATGCAATCGCAGAAGCCCCCGATCCGCTGCATTATGCCGGGCCGGGTGTACCGCAACGAGGCGATAACCGCACGCGCTGGCGCCGAGTTCTACCAAGTGGAAGGCCTTTACATTGATAAAGGGGTGACGATGGCGCAGCTGAAAGGAACCGTCTGCGAGTTCGCACGCGCTTACTATGGCAACGATGTCAACATCCGCTTCCGCTCCTCCTTCTTCCCGTTCACCGAGCCTTCGGCGGAGTTAGATATCACCTGCTTCCTTTGCAAAGGGAAGGGATGCCGGATTTGCAAGGAGAGCGGATGGCTAGAGATTCTGGGCTGCGGAATGGTCCACCCCAACGTGCTCCGCAACTGCGGGATTGATCCCGAAATCTACAGCGGCTACGCTTTCGGGATGGGCATCGAGCGGACCTTGATGCTGAAAATTGGCCTGAACGACCTGCGGCTGTTGTACGAAAACGACATCCGATTGCTGGAGCAGTTCTAA
- a CDS encoding translation initiation factor IF-3, translated as MIYQLKKGTAIGRFQQGRPVREGQLRVNREIRAPLVRVIDDNGDQLGLMHPREAMQLAMERELDLVEIAPNADPPVCKIVDYGKLRYEQQKRDKVQRKNQQVQQLKEVRLHPRTDTHDVDFKTRHAREFLQEGNKVKFVVVFKGREVTHQQIGRDLLQGIIDALADDAKVEQPIRMEGRNMWMTLAPDSKKKKATA; from the coding sequence ATGATTTACCAACTCAAAAAAGGTACCGCAATAGGAAGATTTCAACAGGGCCGTCCCGTGCGTGAAGGCCAACTTCGTGTCAATCGCGAGATTCGCGCTCCGCTGGTTCGTGTCATTGATGACAACGGGGATCAGTTAGGATTGATGCACCCGCGCGAAGCCATGCAGCTTGCAATGGAGCGGGAGCTTGACCTTGTGGAGATTGCCCCAAACGCCGATCCACCAGTGTGCAAAATTGTGGATTACGGCAAGCTCCGCTACGAGCAGCAGAAGCGCGACAAAGTTCAGCGAAAAAACCAGCAGGTCCAGCAACTGAAGGAAGTTCGGCTGCATCCCCGCACCGACACCCACGACGTTGACTTCAAAACCCGCCATGCCCGTGAGTTCTTGCAGGAAGGGAACAAGGTGAAGTTTGTGGTGGTGTTCAAAGGGCGCGAAGTGACGCACCAGCAAATTGGGCGCGACCTGTTACAGGGAATTATTGACGCTTTGGCCGATGATGCCAAAGTGGAACAACCGATCCGCATGGAAGGACGAAACATGTGGATGACCCTTGCTCCAGATAGCAAGAAGAAAAAGGCCACGGCCTAA
- a CDS encoding radical SAM protein — protein MLKVSEVFFSIQGEGTRAGLPCVFVRLHGCGLRCSYCDTPYALDHRTGGTWMSFEEIRAEVQRHPAQFVEFTGGEPLEQSEVHPLMAQFLDEGYTVAVETGGHMDIGLCDPRVIRIMDLKTPDSGMAKRNRLENIPLLTKQDEVKFVCASRRDYEWARELIVQHRLPERVGAVLISPVFSSIEPVRLVEWILADGLNVRFQLQMHKFIWEPDRRGV, from the coding sequence ATGCTGAAAGTCAGCGAGGTCTTCTTCTCCATCCAAGGCGAAGGAACCCGCGCTGGGTTGCCCTGCGTGTTTGTGCGGCTTCACGGCTGCGGGCTTCGGTGCAGCTACTGCGACACCCCCTACGCTTTGGACCACCGCACAGGCGGAACGTGGATGAGTTTTGAGGAGATACGGGCGGAGGTCCAACGCCACCCTGCTCAGTTTGTGGAGTTCACCGGGGGGGAGCCGTTGGAGCAGTCGGAGGTGCACCCGCTGATGGCGCAGTTTCTGGACGAAGGCTACACCGTCGCGGTGGAAACCGGAGGGCACATGGACATTGGGTTGTGCGACCCCCGCGTTATCCGCATCATGGACCTGAAAACGCCCGACTCCGGCATGGCGAAGCGGAACCGCCTGGAGAACATCCCTTTGCTCACAAAGCAGGATGAAGTCAAATTCGTTTGCGCTTCGCGCCGTGATTATGAGTGGGCACGGGAGCTTATCGTCCAGCATCGTTTGCCCGAGCGTGTGGGGGCCGTGCTGATCTCGCCAGTGTTTTCCAGCATCGAGCCGGTGCGCCTTGTTGAATGGATCCTTGCCGACGGGCTGAACGTGCGGTTCCAGCTGCAAATGCACAAGTTTATCTGGGAGCCAGATAGGCGCGGGGTGTAA
- a CDS encoding DUF2723 domain-containing protein, with amino-acid sequence MSGHQSPPIPEVTLSQRLLRPTSVAAVVAAITFTLYLLTLNPSFGFVDKGEMAAVASTLGITHPTGYPTLMVLGYLFTQLIPVREALALNILSALLTAAGSGVMTLLFHYLATNASMAANHHAAGITAPPTEQRRSKRSEKREKSAKRSSGVDANLAATTTAAEAATPGDPFVGLLAGCAALLTGLTATWWNQGNGFEVYSLHALMLPTIVLFFFRYLDHEESQAAADAPIAFSRRSWAFSVAVGLSFTNHLTTVLLAPALLALFFARFGFSVATFHRLVLLVPGFLIGLLPYLWLPLRASMEPMFNWGNPVTAQMFFRHVTGHQYQIWMFSKDPVIWHQQSMVYLGNLPAELGYVGLLVAALGAYWWGKRDARWVGLALAIAGLCTLVATATMLPTIAGPPAQVNNPMAWSVAYIILATIGGWYLARRGAPVVALAVLLFGVCLIWSSGYEIMEIGPYYMAATFGVGILLLGGVLALREVLGNRVLLPLGGLLVAITIATNFHQSDERGNTIVEDMTFNMLNTLPKNALILSQQWDFWVAGSFYLQSVENVRPDVLVIDPELLRRSWYIKQLQHNHPEFMKMVQPEVDRFIKPLRQFEADEKYNPAEIEAAYAGLLSAMIEKSIPHRPVLVTGEVRTDISARWRHVPYYLALRLMPDTTYLPQEFPNYRFKHWEGRIDSYTAKAYELYARSALARFIYERARGHADLARRYADLAVSFNPNWDPENIPDQPMNGEDQIQGMNGFFLELQRTVGR; translated from the coding sequence ATGTCTGGTCATCAATCCCCACCAATCCCTGAAGTCACGCTATCGCAACGGCTGCTGCGCCCAACCAGCGTTGCTGCGGTGGTTGCGGCCATCACCTTCACGCTGTACCTGCTCACGCTGAACCCTTCGTTTGGGTTTGTGGACAAGGGGGAAATGGCGGCCGTTGCCAGCACGTTAGGGATTACCCACCCAACGGGCTATCCAACGCTGATGGTGCTTGGGTACCTGTTCACCCAGTTGATTCCCGTGCGCGAGGCGTTGGCGTTGAACATCCTTTCGGCACTGCTTACCGCCGCCGGCAGCGGCGTGATGACGCTGCTGTTTCACTATCTGGCAACCAATGCCAGCATGGCCGCAAACCACCACGCTGCCGGAATCACCGCGCCCCCCACGGAACAACGCCGCAGCAAACGAAGCGAGAAGCGGGAGAAATCCGCAAAACGGAGCAGTGGTGTTGATGCCAACTTGGCCGCCACCACAACAGCAGCCGAAGCCGCCACGCCGGGGGACCCTTTTGTGGGATTGCTGGCCGGATGCGCCGCGCTGCTAACGGGGCTTACCGCCACATGGTGGAATCAGGGGAATGGGTTCGAGGTCTATTCGCTGCACGCGCTGATGCTGCCAACCATTGTGCTGTTTTTCTTCCGATACCTGGATCATGAGGAATCGCAGGCCGCCGCCGATGCGCCCATTGCCTTCAGCCGCCGTAGCTGGGCGTTCTCCGTTGCCGTTGGCCTTAGCTTCACCAACCACCTGACCACGGTGTTGCTTGCCCCCGCGTTGCTGGCGTTGTTCTTTGCTCGGTTTGGATTTTCGGTGGCCACGTTCCACCGGTTGGTGCTGTTGGTTCCGGGGTTTCTCATCGGGCTTCTGCCATATCTCTGGCTTCCATTGCGTGCCTCGATGGAGCCAATGTTCAACTGGGGCAATCCGGTAACGGCCCAGATGTTTTTCCGGCATGTCACCGGCCACCAATACCAGATTTGGATGTTCAGCAAGGACCCCGTTATCTGGCATCAACAATCCATGGTGTACTTGGGGAATCTTCCGGCAGAGCTTGGATACGTGGGGCTGCTGGTTGCCGCGCTTGGAGCCTACTGGTGGGGAAAACGGGATGCCCGTTGGGTTGGGCTGGCGTTGGCGATTGCTGGCCTTTGCACTCTGGTGGCCACGGCCACCATGCTGCCAACAATCGCTGGCCCGCCCGCGCAAGTAAACAATCCAATGGCATGGTCCGTGGCATACATCATCCTTGCCACGATTGGCGGGTGGTATCTTGCACGCCGTGGCGCGCCGGTGGTGGCGTTGGCGGTGTTGCTGTTCGGGGTTTGCCTGATTTGGTCCAGCGGTTATGAGATTATGGAGATTGGCCCCTACTACATGGCGGCAACGTTCGGGGTTGGGATTCTGCTGCTTGGGGGAGTATTGGCGTTGCGGGAGGTATTGGGGAATCGGGTGCTGCTTCCGTTGGGGGGGCTGTTGGTGGCAATCACCATCGCCACGAACTTCCACCAAAGCGATGAACGGGGGAACACCATTGTGGAGGATATGACGTTCAACATGCTGAACACGCTCCCGAAAAATGCGCTGATCCTTTCGCAGCAGTGGGATTTTTGGGTGGCCGGCAGCTTCTACCTGCAAAGCGTGGAAAACGTCCGCCCCGATGTGTTGGTGATTGACCCTGAGCTTCTGCGGCGGTCCTGGTATATCAAGCAGCTTCAGCATAACCATCCAGAGTTTATGAAGATGGTTCAGCCAGAGGTTGACAGGTTCATAAAACCACTCCGGCAGTTCGAGGCTGACGAAAAATACAACCCGGCAGAAATTGAAGCCGCTTACGCCGGATTGCTGAGCGCGATGATCGAGAAAAGCATCCCTCACCGCCCGGTGCTGGTTACGGGTGAGGTTCGCACCGACATCAGCGCGCGGTGGCGGCACGTCCCCTACTACCTTGCGCTCCGTTTGATGCCCGACACCACGTATCTGCCGCAGGAATTCCCGAACTACCGGTTCAAGCATTGGGAGGGGCGGATTGACAGCTACACCGCCAAAGCCTACGAGCTGTACGCCCGAAGCGCGCTGGCAAGGTTCATCTACGAACGCGCCCGGGGGCACGCCGACCTTGCCCGCCGCTATGCCGACCTTGCCGTCAGCTTCAACCCAAACTGGGACCCGGAAAACATCCCCGACCAACCGATGAACGGGGAGGATCAGATTCAAGGAATGAATGGATTCTTCTTGGAGTTGCAACGCACGGTAGGCCGATAA
- a CDS encoding tetratricopeptide repeat protein, producing MERDSIEQLQIQFQDQLRDQLQSQPTLHAKAQVLIQQLESMGPTIPQPMLAIADALLAEAWIARDRAAIPPLLRCKAMLHTQLVQFHEGSEAYTDLLRYARETDNKEAQVLAIQGLGMVHRLQGETLRAIDYFLQGLELSRAIGLIRGVAANSNSLGICYSIIGEFGKALEAYLQSLQVYRTSNNQRGIGIALHNIASMYVNIGDYDNALKHYQEQLGIEPTHTNPSSTAKALQSMARIYLEQGQYEEAMRAATESLQVFTMLQDTMGEAKAIGTLGIVNRAIGRNEVAFSQFEQAKEMARQIGDPETYVDTLHHLGTLLLEMGEIAQARGQLERAERAARRHNFQDVLLAICGHLADACGQQEDFPSAYRYRTEQAQLQQEIGSHQKQKALAELQMRYDVERAQQEREIYRLKSEQLQMVVEYKTNELSSIALSLIHKQELLESLSGRLRQVIQKFPAAEVPAQLGMLLEELIAESAADSGWTLFKETMRQTDQSFLRRLAERYPVLTPTELQVCALLKMEMASKDIANILGVSVRDVESHRYNLRKKLSLAPSESLSAFLNQEEFRAAENDRATLRDQEFTERLSQQYPSLSSKELKICTLLKAGLTTKEITQLLSVSDRTVENHRYHIRKKLNLPANSNLSTFFAAL from the coding sequence ATGGAAAGAGACTCCATTGAACAATTGCAGATCCAGTTCCAGGATCAACTCCGGGATCAACTGCAATCGCAGCCGACGCTTCACGCCAAAGCGCAGGTGCTGATACAGCAGCTGGAGAGCATGGGACCCACAATCCCCCAGCCAATGCTTGCCATCGCCGACGCCCTTCTTGCCGAGGCATGGATTGCCCGCGACCGTGCAGCGATTCCCCCTTTGCTTCGTTGCAAAGCGATGCTTCACACTCAGCTTGTGCAATTCCACGAAGGCTCCGAGGCCTACACCGATCTGCTGCGTTACGCCCGCGAAACCGATAATAAAGAGGCACAAGTTCTGGCCATACAAGGGCTGGGAATGGTTCATCGGCTGCAAGGGGAGACCCTTCGTGCCATTGACTACTTTCTGCAAGGGCTAGAGCTTAGCCGAGCCATTGGCCTGATACGGGGCGTTGCTGCAAACAGCAATTCACTTGGTATCTGCTACAGCATTATCGGTGAGTTCGGGAAAGCATTGGAGGCATACCTTCAAAGCCTTCAGGTGTACCGAACAAGCAATAATCAGCGCGGCATCGGGATAGCGTTGCATAACATCGCCAGTATGTATGTGAACATTGGCGATTACGACAACGCGCTGAAGCATTACCAAGAACAGTTGGGCATTGAACCTACCCACACCAATCCTTCCTCCACCGCAAAAGCATTACAGAGCATGGCGCGGATCTACTTGGAGCAAGGGCAATACGAAGAAGCCATGCGGGCCGCCACCGAGTCACTGCAAGTGTTCACAATGCTGCAGGATACGATGGGGGAAGCAAAGGCGATTGGCACGCTGGGGATCGTCAACCGCGCTATTGGGAGAAACGAGGTGGCGTTTTCGCAGTTTGAGCAAGCAAAGGAGATGGCGCGGCAGATTGGCGACCCCGAAACCTACGTTGACACGCTCCATCATTTGGGAACGCTGTTGCTGGAGATGGGGGAAATTGCCCAAGCACGTGGCCAGCTGGAGCGAGCGGAACGGGCAGCACGGCGGCATAATTTTCAGGACGTTCTTCTTGCCATTTGCGGCCACCTTGCCGATGCTTGCGGCCAGCAGGAAGATTTCCCCAGTGCCTACCGTTACCGCACCGAGCAAGCACAACTGCAACAGGAAATTGGGAGCCACCAGAAACAGAAAGCCCTGGCCGAATTGCAAATGCGGTACGATGTGGAGCGTGCCCAACAGGAGCGGGAAATCTACAGGCTGAAAAGCGAGCAGTTGCAGATGGTGGTGGAGTACAAAACCAACGAACTATCCTCCATTGCCCTTAGCCTGATCCACAAGCAAGAGCTGCTGGAATCGCTATCAGGGCGGTTGCGCCAGGTTATCCAGAAATTCCCGGCAGCAGAGGTTCCGGCCCAGCTTGGTATGCTTCTGGAAGAGCTTATCGCCGAATCCGCCGCCGATTCCGGCTGGACCCTGTTCAAGGAAACCATGCGCCAGACCGACCAGAGCTTCTTGCGCCGCCTGGCCGAACGTTACCCGGTGCTAACGCCAACCGAACTGCAAGTCTGTGCCTTGCTAAAAATGGAGATGGCCTCCAAGGATATTGCCAACATTCTTGGCGTTTCGGTTCGGGATGTGGAAAGCCACCGCTACAACCTTCGGAAAAAATTATCGCTGGCCCCCAGCGAATCGCTTTCCGCTTTCCTGAATCAGGAGGAGTTTCGGGCGGCCGAGAACGACCGCGCCACCCTCAGGGATCAAGAGTTCACCGAGCGGTTATCGCAGCAATACCCCAGCCTATCCTCCAAAGAATTGAAAATTTGCACGCTTTTGAAGGCAGGGCTGACCACAAAGGAGATCACCCAGCTTCTCTCAGTCAGCGACCGCACGGTCGAAAACCACCGATACCACATCCGAAAGAAACTCAACCTTCCGGCGAACAGCAACCTTTCTACGTTTTTTGCAGCCTTGTAG
- a CDS encoding SPOR domain-containing protein codes for MRRRESFFRITEEDSPATEKPSPFSTKPMNGVRANSSMTRDAEQVRRMMDAAKAGNEARIDWSARMTDEQIAELSDDNPAKPRVAEGPSLQRESIPFPDLGTPLQPSRRQEMAVVNPPADPPVSAPELVATVVFEKTATEVASEVSADMPPTSEIVIEEIVAEEEVALEPIQHAVEPMVQVAPLAEALPQPVAPPTLSSEPLEHLAAAESLSELPSEPASVATSVATPRTIDPSQFRRAEDHIVAQATADVVEKTAKNGHQEITTPFPTAAQQGYQPLTPVEQAKTAIGEKKQESLFIGRPKRERKRIGKVALSTVVALGALTGLGLYAGGADLLSTWFAHRQEGAETASRAVPPAVAAPSTLQPTTPPPQLGQTAAIEVRSSDTGTLASSEAGGSVANDTVAATVATAPVRPTEAPVVAEPRAESQPPQKPAADTTPVVAESSTGASMVVVQVRATPDPVEAKRIARKLRKTGITTVSVMEADNHSTALHRVRFEFAGSKKEAIAAAERAGYSDVWVVKQK; via the coding sequence ATGCGTCGGCGAGAATCCTTCTTTCGGATCACCGAGGAGGACTCCCCGGCAACTGAAAAACCTTCCCCATTTTCAACAAAACCGATGAACGGCGTGCGTGCGAACTCCTCGATGACCCGCGATGCGGAGCAAGTCCGCCGGATGATGGACGCGGCCAAAGCTGGCAACGAAGCGCGGATTGACTGGTCCGCACGGATGACCGATGAACAGATTGCCGAGCTTTCCGACGATAATCCAGCAAAACCACGCGTTGCCGAAGGTCCAAGCCTGCAACGGGAAAGCATTCCTTTCCCCGATTTAGGAACACCGCTCCAACCATCCCGTCGCCAAGAAATGGCTGTGGTAAATCCGCCAGCGGATCCGCCAGTTTCTGCTCCGGAACTAGTGGCAACGGTGGTGTTTGAAAAAACTGCAACCGAGGTCGCCAGCGAAGTTTCTGCTGATATGCCTCCAACATCGGAAATCGTGATAGAGGAAATTGTGGCGGAGGAAGAGGTGGCGTTGGAGCCTATCCAGCACGCAGTTGAACCAATGGTTCAAGTGGCACCGCTCGCCGAGGCTTTGCCCCAGCCGGTCGCGCCGCCAACGCTGAGCAGCGAACCACTGGAACATTTGGCCGCAGCGGAATCGCTATCTGAACTTCCATCTGAGCCTGCATCTGTGGCCACCTCCGTAGCCACTCCGCGCACGATTGACCCGTCGCAATTTCGCCGTGCCGAGGACCACATTGTGGCGCAGGCCACCGCCGATGTGGTTGAGAAAACAGCCAAAAATGGGCATCAAGAGATAACCACTCCGTTCCCAACAGCCGCACAACAGGGGTATCAACCGCTCACCCCGGTTGAGCAAGCAAAGACTGCTATCGGCGAAAAAAAGCAAGAATCGCTATTTATTGGCCGCCCAAAACGGGAACGGAAACGGATCGGGAAGGTGGCTCTTTCCACCGTTGTTGCGTTGGGAGCACTGACCGGGTTGGGCCTTTATGCCGGAGGTGCCGATCTTCTTTCCACATGGTTTGCGCATCGTCAAGAGGGGGCCGAAACAGCATCACGGGCTGTACCCCCGGCTGTGGCGGCTCCCTCAACTCTTCAACCAACCACGCCGCCGCCCCAGCTTGGGCAAACGGCAGCCATTGAAGTACGAAGCAGCGACACCGGAACTCTGGCTTCATCAGAAGCGGGGGGAAGCGTGGCAAACGACACCGTTGCGGCAACGGTAGCCACGGCTCCGGTGCGCCCAACGGAAGCTCCGGTGGTGGCTGAACCTCGTGCAGAATCGCAACCGCCCCAGAAGCCAGCGGCCGACACAACGCCGGTGGTGGCGGAATCATCAACGGGTGCTTCGATGGTGGTGGTGCAGGTTCGCGCAACCCCCGACCCGGTGGAAGCAAAGCGAATTGCGCGAAAACTGCGGAAGACTGGGATCACAACAGTCTCGGTAATGGAGGCCGATAACCATTCCACCGCACTGCATCGGGTTCGGTTTGAGTTTGCGGGAAGCAAGAAGGAGGCGATTGCCGCAGCCGAGCGAGCCGGATACAGTGACGTCTGGGTGGTGAAGCAAAAGTAA